Proteins encoded together in one Campylobacter peloridis LMG 23910 window:
- a CDS encoding Mbeg1-like protein produces MKELINNLRDYAELAQASYFNFMYINNDEREMDSYKIGQNRFPKDKDNIENLEYTKTLSKKYKDYFIYDDSIALYPTLNGEFGEIQAKNFAKKYEIKFHQPNTASGFSATLFYDKEKDKFVVGFRGTEGLWSMDTLADIGLTFGKGDFQLNALKQFLLDIAPILNKVDSNNIIFIGHSLGGYLAVIAMQFCDTIDRSLNTQFNAIKFMASQVYTFNSPAIDEIDNMLMRALAALLDKNIMEQVLNPQKVYCVYDSGGINIIASAQYGSHNRLPIYTGKDSHSIIPLTQTLYFYSYLLELDANHNKVKDKSFSECIEYLNHFMKNIQIYTETFVLKNNAINNKNFALKNGPLGLLRSSPEKINHFEYFLSLIATIMQETNGILEEVGDNYYTSYKAPTISQTKIIDFILKAHEKEKYILILDKNDFNKYRKDCSFINNQENLAHKIAIGEFRIFIVVYKDMKCLENINNITKIYRYNSKSYKIKDQIWDEQYLGGVCKISQALYFNGKAKIGII; encoded by the coding sequence ATGGATAGTTATAAAATAGGGCAAAATAGATTCCCTAAAGATAAAGACAATATAGAAAATTTAGAATATACAAAGACCTTATCTAAAAAATATAAAGATTATTTTATTTATGATGATTCCATTGCACTATATCCGACACTTAATGGAGAATTTGGGGAGATTCAAGCTAAAAACTTTGCTAAAAAATATGAGATTAAATTCCACCAACCAAATACGGCTTCTGGCTTTAGTGCTACTTTGTTTTATGATAAAGAAAAAGATAAGTTTGTAGTAGGGTTTAGGGGGACAGAGGGACTTTGGAGTATGGATACTTTGGCGGATATAGGGCTTACCTTTGGTAAGGGCGATTTTCAACTTAATGCTTTAAAGCAATTTTTATTAGACATAGCACCTATTTTAAACAAAGTAGATTCAAATAATATTATTTTTATAGGGCATTCTTTAGGCGGATATTTAGCAGTTATAGCAATGCAATTTTGCGATACTATTGATAGGAGCTTAAATACACAATTTAATGCAATCAAATTTATGGCATCGCAAGTCTATACTTTTAATTCTCCTGCTATTGATGAGATTGATAATATGCTAATGCGGGCTTTGGCAGCATTATTAGATAAAAATATTATGGAGCAAGTCTTAAATCCCCAAAAAGTATATTGTGTCTATGACAGCGGTGGTATAAATATCATCGCTTCTGCTCAATATGGCTCACACAATAGACTGCCTATCTATACGGGTAAAGATTCTCACTCCATAATCCCCCTAACTCAAACTCTTTACTTCTACTCCTATCTTTTAGAATTAGATGCTAACCATAACAAAGTCAAAGATAAAAGTTTTAGTGAATGTATAGAGTATCTTAATCATTTTATGAAAAATATTCAAATATATACAGAAACTTTTGTGTTAAAAAATAATGCTATTAATAATAAAAATTTCGCTCTTAAAAATGGACCTCTTGGGCTTTTAAGAAGCTCTCCAGAAAAAATCAACCATTTTGAATATTTTCTTTCATTAATAGCCACCATAATGCAAGAAACAAATGGTATTTTAGAAGAGGTTGGAGATAATTATTATACAAGCTACAAAGCTCCTACCATTAGTCAAACAAAAATCATAGATTTTATTTTAAAAGCACATGAAAAAGAAAAATATATTTTAATTCTTGATAAAAATGATTTTAATAAATACAGAAAAGATTGTTCCTTTATTAATAATCAAGAAAATTTAGCTCATAAAATTGCCATTGGGGAATTTAGAATTTTCATTGTAGTTTATAAAGATATGAAATGTCTTGAAAATATTAATAATATAACAAAAATATACAGATATAATTCAAAAAGTTATAAAATAAAAGATCAAATTTGGGATGAGCAATATTTAGGTGGAGTTTGTAAAATATCACAAGCTTTGTATTTTAATGGAAAAGCTAAAATAGGTATTATTTAG